In Panicum virgatum strain AP13 chromosome 4N, P.virgatum_v5, whole genome shotgun sequence, a single window of DNA contains:
- the LOC120668650 gene encoding uncharacterized protein LOC120668650 isoform X2 has translation MTPGTGFAVLRPPQPRRRLLACGLTMSSYSIQFGISSPFFAQVTVKPTVVLPGCYDCSRRLDSLQAGARARSSGPAAGHVSVPSEMGDGHAWEVTASVLEAICFAGTDDAPAC, from the exons ATGACGCCTGGAACGGGCTTCGCCGTCCTCCGGCCGCctcagccgcggcggcggctgctggccTGCGG GTTGACCATGAGCTCATATTCAATTCAG TTTGGAATCAGCTCTCCATTCTTCGCACAGGTGACCGTGAAGCCTACGGTAGTTCTTCCTGGATGCTATGATTGCAGTAGAAG GTTGGACTCCTTGCAAGCAG GGGCACGTGCGAGAAGCagtgggccggcggcgggacatGTGAGCGTCCCGAGCGAGATGGGAGACGGCCATGCATGGGAGGTAACAGCATCGGTGTTGGAGGCGATTTGTTTCGCAGGCACTGACGACGCGCCGGCTTGTTGA
- the LOC120668650 gene encoding uncharacterized protein LOC120668650 isoform X1, producing MTPGTGFAVLRPPQPRRRLLACGLTMSSYSIQFGISSPFFAQVTVKPTVVLPGCYDCSRRLDSLQAGRTNCFCFLKLCISAVLEIICIGEGLSRCLINKVCLPADFLVKGMFGRSSNGLMVVIRVLI from the exons ATGACGCCTGGAACGGGCTTCGCCGTCCTCCGGCCGCctcagccgcggcggcggctgctggccTGCGG GTTGACCATGAGCTCATATTCAATTCAG TTTGGAATCAGCTCTCCATTCTTCGCACAGGTGACCGTGAAGCCTACGGTAGTTCTTCCTGGATGCTATGATTGCAGTAGAAG GTTGGACTCCTTGCAAGCAGGTAGAACCAACTGCTTTTGTTTCCTTAAACTTTGTATTTCTGCGGTGTTAGAAATTATCTGCATAGGCGAGGGACTAAGCAGGTGCTTGATAAACAAAGTGTGCTTACCTGCGGACTTCTTAGTCAAGGGGATGTTTGGCAGGAGTAGTAATGGACTAATGGTAGTGATAAGGGTGCTCATCTGA
- the LOC120668649 gene encoding protein ENHANCED DISEASE RESISTANCE 2-like, which translates to MCPTEPDRANKAAAGSGDRSWREEAAAAGSLRQVDLDRGTNGWASPPGDLFHLRARGYFSGGGGKRGKAPSAAEWLLRPAGVDWLRSHARLDHVLARDDNPVAAAFRRARLRKDPTAHFLLAVNLQVPGRPDAYSAVFYFAAEAPIPPDSLLGRFVHGDDAYRNARFKIANRIVKGPWIVRATVGNYAACLLGRALTCRYHKGDDYLEIDVDIGSSAIASAILHLALGAVTAVTIDMGFLVESQSEEELPERLFGAVRIAQMEMSAAKYVELPPDEAMPETAGRAGAGFRVSSAKVVNHSRQQEHAGGKAGRSMSLPERERGGK; encoded by the exons atGTGCCCGACCGAGCCCGATCGCGCCAataaggccgccgccggctccggcgaCCGGAGCTGgcgggaggaggccgcggctgCCGGCTCGCTGCGCCAGGTCGACCTCGACCGCGGCACCAACGGCtgggcctcgccgccgggggACCTCTTCCACCTGCGCGCGCGGGGCTacttctccggcggcggcggcaagcgcgGCAAGGCGCCGTCCGCCGCGGAGtggctgctccgccccgccggcgtCGACTGGCTCCGCTCCCACGCGCGGCTCGACCACGTGCTCGCCCGCGACGACaaccccgtcgccgccgccttccgacGCGCGCGCCTCAGGAAGGACCCCACCGCGCACTTCCTCCTCGCCGTTAATCTCCAG gtgccgggccggccggaCGCGTACAGCGCGGTGTTCTACTTCGCGGCGGAGGCGCCCATCCCGCCGGACTCGCTGCTCGGCCGCTTCGTCCACGGCGACGACGCCTACCGCAACGCGCGCTTCAAGATCGCCAACCGCATCGTCAAGGGCCCCTGGATCGTCCGCGCCACCGTCGGCAACTACGCCGCGTGCCTCCTCGGCCGCGCGCTCACCTGCCGCTACCACAAGGGCGACGACTACCTCGAGATCGACGTCGACATCGGCAGCTCGGCCATCGCCAGCGCCATCCTGCACCTCGCGCTTGGCGCCGTCACGGCGGTTACCATTGACATGGGGTTCCTCGTCGAGTCCCAGTccgaggaggagctgcctgagAGGCTATTCGGTGCCGTGCGCATCGCGCAGATGGAGATGAGCGCGGCAAAGTACGTTGAGCTGCCACCCGATGAGGCGATGCCTGAGACGGCCGGCAGGGCTGGGGCGGGGTTCAGGGTCAGCTCGGCCAAGGTAGTCAATCATAGCCGCCAACAAGAACACGCCGGCGGCAAGGCCGGCAGGTCGATGAGTCTCCCAGAGCGAGAGAGGGGAG GAAAATAG
- the LOC120668655 gene encoding exocyst complex component EXO70A1-like: MGASDRQEDEAAAPEARLLAARQALRAGVDRSRALGRALARDAARAEGGIRARLPAMEASARPIRAPPEALASAGRDIDRALGPAAAVLKVFDAVHGLEAALLARGSLTGDLPGYLAVLAQLEAALRLLADNCGLAAQWLADIVAYLGERDLADPRFVADLAGQLHRLKKEDPAGLDAGLLAAALGMLEAEFRRLLAEHSAPLAMKDPDSSSPASVVPSRIPASVVHKLGLILDRLAANGRLDRCSAAYADARGDTVGASLRALGLDYLKETSEDAQTLSPSVERWGRHLEFAVHHLLEAERKLCVAVFERRPEAMPSCFAEIAARAGILDFLKFGRALADTRKDPIKLLRLLDVFESLNKLRLDFNRLFGGKACAEIQSRTRELVKVVVDGSVEIFEELLVQVELQRNMPPPVDGGVPRLVSFVAKYCNQLLVEPYRSVLTQVITIHRSWRKEAFDDKMLVGAVLNIVKTLEINFETWSKAYGDTTLSCLFMLNVHWHFFKHLKGTKLGELLGDAWLREHEQYKDYYSAVFLRESWGTLAPLLSREGLIMFSKGQATARDLVKQRLKSFNANFDEMFQKQSTWVISDRDLQQKTCHLVVQAIVPVYRSFMQNYGPLVEQDISSSKYVKYSAEDLDKMLNTLFLPKPGRPRRAGSFQIRHSGDNITSAMTGLYRSASTLK; the protein is encoded by the coding sequence ATGGGGGCGTCGGACCGGcaggaggacgaggcggcggcgccggaggcgcGGCTGCTGGCGGCGCGCCAGGCGCTGCGCGCCGGGGTGGACCGGTCGCGCGCGCTGGGCCGGGCGCTGGCGCGcgacgcggcgcgggcggaggggGGGATCCGGGCGCGCCTCCCCGCGATGGAGGCCTCGGCGCGCCCGATCCGCGCGCCGCCCGAGGCGCTCGCGTCCGCCGGCCGCGACATCGACCGCGCgctcggccccgccgccgccgtgctcaaGGTCTTCGACGCCGTGCACGGGCTCGAGGCCGCGCTCCTCGCGCGCGGCTCGCTCACCGGGGACCTCCCGGGGTACCTCGCCGTGCTCGCGCAGCTCGAGGCCGCGCTCCGCCTGCTCGCCGACAACTGCGGCCTCGCCGCGCAGTGGCTCGCCGACATCGTCGCCTACCTCGGGGAGCGCGACCTCGCCGACCCCCGCTTCGTCGCCGACCTCGCCGGCCAGCTCCACCGGCTCAAGAAGGAAGACCCCGCAGGCCTCGACGCGGGGCTCCTGGCGGCCGCCCTCGGCATGCTCGAGGCCGAGTTCCGCCGGCTCCTCGCGGAGCACTCGGCGCCGCTCGCCATGAAGGACCCTGACAGCTCCAGCCCGGCGTCCGTCGTGCCTTCTCGGATCCCAGCCTCCGTCGTGCACAAGCTGGGCCTAATCCTCGACCGCCTCGCCGCGAACGGGCGGCTTgaccgctgctccgccgcgtaTGCCGACGCGCGTGGGGATACCGTGGGCGCCAGCCTCCGTGCGCTGGGCCTCGATTACTTGAAGGAGACATCAGAGGACGCGCAGACGCTCAGCCCGAGCGTCGAGCGCTGGGGTCGGCATCTGGAGTTCGCGGTGCACCACCTCCTAGAAGCTGAGAGGAAGCTCTGTGTAGCGGTGTTTGAGCGGCGACCGGAGGCCATGCCATCCTGCTTTGCTGAGATTGCGGCCCGTGCTGGCATCCTTGATTTCCTCAAGTTTGGCCGTGCGCTCGCTGATACCAGGAAGGACCCCATCAAGCTATTGCGGTTGCTTGACGTGTTTGAATCTTTGAATAAGCTGAGGCTGGACTTCAACCGTTTGTTTGGTGGAAAGGCTTGTGCAGAGATCCAAAGCAGGACAAGGGAGCTTGTCAAGGTGGTGGTGGATGGTTCTGTTGAGATTTTTGAGGAATTGCTTGTGCAGGTCGAGCTGCAGCGCAATATGCCGCCGCCAGTTGATGGTGGAGTGCCTCGCCTGGTGAGCTTTGTTGCCAAATACTGCAACCAGCTCCTCGTGGAGCCGTATCGGTCTGTGCTGACACAGGTGATCACCATCCACCGCAGCTGGCGCAAGGAAGCGTTCGATGACAAGATGCTTGTTGGCGCGGTGCTTAATATCGTTAAGACACTTGAGATCAACTTTGAGACATGGTCAAAGGCTTATGGAGATACGACGCTGTCGTGTCTGTTCATGTTGAACGTACACTGGCACTTCTTCAAACACCTGAAGGGCACTAAGCTGGGTGAGCTCTTAGGCGATGCATGGCTCCGGGAGCATGAGCAGTACAAAGATTACTACTCAGCAGTGTTTCTGAGGGAGAGCTGGGGAACACTTGCACCCCTGTTGAGCAGGGAGGGGCTGATCATGTTCTCCAAGGGCCAGGCTACTGCAAGAGATTTAGTGAAGCAGAGGCTCAAATCATTCAATGCTAACTTTGATGAGATGTTTCAAAAGCAGTCTACATGGGTGATATCAGACAGGGATTTGCAGCAGAAGACATGCCACCTTGTGGTGCAGGCTATAGTGCCTGTTTACCGGAGCTTCATGCAGAACTATGGGCCGCTTGTTGAGCAGGACATCAGTTCGAGCAAGTATGTGAAGTACAGTGCTGAAGATCTGGATAAGATGCTCAACACACTCTTCCTCCCCAAGCCAGGCAGACCAAGGAGAGCTGGAAGCTTCCAGATCAGACATTCAGGTGATAACATTACCAGCGCAATGACAGGATTGTATCGGAGTGCTTCTACTCTGAAGTAG